One region of Chryseobacterium sp. SORGH_AS_0447 genomic DNA includes:
- a CDS encoding molybdenum cofactor biosynthesis protein MoaE has translation MKKEIKNIFREGAIDPLFISESIAKHSAKKNIGAHGIFLGQIREDVVDGKSVAAIEYTAYEEMALEKMHMIREEIFAKYDLTCMHIYHSLGIVKAGEICLFVFTSSKHRVAAMESCNELVERIKKELPVWGREIFEDDSHQWKVNL, from the coding sequence ATGAAAAAAGAGATTAAAAATATATTCAGGGAAGGCGCGATCGATCCGCTGTTTATTTCAGAGAGTATTGCGAAACATTCCGCTAAAAAGAACATCGGTGCCCACGGTATTTTTCTTGGACAGATCCGGGAAGATGTAGTTGACGGAAAGTCTGTGGCAGCGATAGAATACACCGCTTATGAAGAAATGGCACTGGAAAAGATGCACATGATCCGCGAAGAGATTTTTGCTAAATATGACCTTACCTGTATGCATATTTACCACAGCCTGGGTATTGTAAAGGCCGGAGAAATCTGCCTGTTCGTATTTACATCGTCAAAACACAGGGTTGCTGCGATGGAAAGCTGCAACGAGCTGGTGGAACGTATCAAAAAAGAGCTTCCGGTCTGGGGCCGGGAAATTTTCGAAGACGATTCTCATCAGTGGAAAGTGAATCTGTAA
- a CDS encoding HesA/MoeB/ThiF family protein gives MEEQNERYSRHFSLSGFGIAGQDRLLKAKVLVIGAGGLGCPVLQYLAAAGVGNIGIADHDYISLSNLQRQTLYTTAEIGKPKAITAANKLRALNPEITITAYTEEITSSNAWDLISAYDLVVDATDNFAARYLISDTCYLLQKPLVFGAIFQYEGQVAVFGHNDGGQYISYRDLFPEPPRPGEVQDCNVAGVLGVLPGMIGMMQANEVIKLITGIGDALAGRLLTFNMLTYETVILDLSKRKDSERLIPTDRKALEQTDYHWLCGLSNPEIEVVTPDRFLSNIKSGSYTAIDVREEGELPVADFPHLRIPLSRLEECLTEIPETEIIFFCQGGARSLKAAELLIRNRKTLRKPSHLEGGITALIQKQNEKRD, from the coding sequence ATGGAAGAACAGAACGAAAGATATTCCCGGCATTTCAGCCTTTCCGGATTTGGAATAGCAGGGCAGGACAGACTTTTAAAGGCAAAGGTTCTTGTAATCGGTGCCGGAGGATTGGGCTGCCCGGTCCTGCAATACTTGGCGGCAGCGGGTGTAGGGAATATCGGGATTGCCGATCACGACTACATTTCGTTGAGCAATCTCCAAAGGCAGACCCTTTACACCACAGCAGAGATCGGAAAACCGAAAGCGATAACGGCAGCAAACAAACTTAGGGCTTTAAACCCTGAAATCACCATTACGGCGTATACTGAAGAAATAACTTCGTCCAATGCCTGGGATCTGATTTCAGCATATGATTTGGTGGTGGATGCTACGGATAATTTTGCCGCCCGATATCTCATCAGCGATACCTGTTATCTTTTGCAGAAGCCTTTGGTATTCGGTGCGATCTTTCAGTATGAAGGGCAGGTCGCGGTTTTCGGACATAATGATGGAGGGCAGTACATCAGCTACCGGGATCTTTTCCCGGAACCTCCGCGTCCGGGTGAGGTGCAGGACTGCAATGTGGCAGGAGTTTTGGGCGTTCTGCCGGGAATGATCGGGATGATGCAGGCCAACGAAGTCATTAAACTTATTACCGGGATCGGTGATGCATTGGCAGGTCGGCTCCTGACATTTAATATGCTCACTTATGAAACGGTGATCCTGGATTTATCCAAAAGAAAAGATTCGGAAAGACTGATTCCGACAGACCGAAAGGCACTTGAACAAACCGATTACCATTGGCTGTGCGGACTTTCAAATCCGGAAATTGAGGTCGTGACGCCGGACCGGTTTTTAAGCAACATAAAATCCGGCAGTTATACGGCCATTGACGTAAGGGAAGAAGGCGAGCTTCCTGTAGCGGATTTTCCCCATCTTCGTATCCCGCTATCCCGGTTGGAAGAATGTCTAACCGAAATTCCGGAAACAGAGATCATATTTTTCTGCCAGGGAGGAGCACGCAGCCTGAAAGCCGCAGAACTATTGATCCGGAACAGAAAAACACTACGGAAACCAAGCCACCTTGAAGGAGGAATAACAGCTTTAATACAAAAACAAAATGAAAAAAGAGATTAA
- a CDS encoding cyanophycinase, with protein sequence MDPKGKLLIIGGNEDKEGNKVPIQDDNKDFSPYQILGLLAASHDDRIEVITSASSEPESLRETYAKTFAEIGYTNVGFIHLLKENADKYYDRLSNAKTVFFTGGDQNRICKEIRETSVAALLMKKYLNEEGFMIAGTSAGAMCMPEHIICDALDEEAILENDLTIGSGLGFLKNCIVDTHFVNRGRIGRLAHAVTLRRECLGIGLGEDTALLIENGSHAVCKGSGMVMVLNPRQIQHTNCGSVEKGHPVFVDNVILSILTDGCRISLSSGQLENIQQPESNDKH encoded by the coding sequence ATGGATCCAAAAGGAAAATTGTTAATTATAGGCGGCAATGAAGACAAAGAGGGAAACAAGGTTCCTATTCAGGATGACAATAAGGATTTTTCACCTTATCAGATACTCGGGCTTCTTGCCGCCAGCCATGACGACCGTATTGAAGTCATTACCTCAGCCAGCTCGGAGCCTGAAAGCCTGCGTGAAACCTACGCAAAGACCTTTGCCGAAATAGGTTATACCAATGTAGGCTTCATTCATCTTCTTAAAGAAAATGCGGATAAATATTATGATCGTTTATCCAATGCCAAAACCGTATTTTTTACAGGCGGCGACCAGAACAGAATCTGCAAAGAGATCAGAGAAACATCCGTTGCAGCCCTGCTTATGAAAAAGTACCTGAATGAAGAGGGTTTTATGATCGCAGGAACCAGTGCCGGAGCCATGTGCATGCCTGAACATATCATCTGCGACGCACTGGATGAAGAAGCTATCCTGGAAAATGACCTTACGATCGGCTCCGGATTAGGTTTTTTAAAAAACTGCATTGTGGACACTCATTTCGTGAACCGCGGACGAATCGGAAGGCTTGCTCATGCCGTAACCCTTCGGAGGGAATGTCTGGGAATCGGGCTGGGCGAAGACACCGCGCTGCTTATTGAAAACGGTAGCCATGCCGTTTGCAAAGGATCGGGAATGGTGATGGTGCTGAATCCGCGCCAGATACAACACACCAATTGCGGATCAGTTGAAAAAGGCCATCCCGTATTTGTCGATAATGTGATCCTGAGCATTCTTACGGACGGCTGCCGGATCAGCTTATCTTCGGGACAGCTTGAAAATATTCAGCAACCGGAAAGCAATGATAAGCATTGA
- a CDS encoding cysteine desulfurase family protein, which produces MTSPKIYLDHNATTRLDKNVLEAMLPFFTDCYENPGSSHLAGLTANEHLENASWQVADLIGSQPEEVVFTSGATESVNLAIRGISNGERNHLITLSTEHKAVLDTVTDHAGKNNLSCSILPVRRDGLADPDLLEQTITDKTLLVSVMLVNNETGTVQDIKKISEMAHAKGAFLLCDATQAVGKIPVNVRDLGVDLMAFSAHKFYGPKGVGALYISNAIKKHLTVGITGGGQQKNRRSGTLNVPGIIGMAKACEIAKKIMDQHASHVKKLRDHLESELLKIEGTSVNGSVENRIFNTSNILFKNVFSEQLIMALQHISVSSGSACSSVTTEPSHVLKSLGLSDEDALCSIRFSLGKDNTKEEIDIAVKRISELVEQFRKG; this is translated from the coding sequence ATGACTTCCCCTAAGATTTATCTTGACCATAATGCCACTACCAGGCTTGACAAAAACGTGCTGGAAGCCATGCTTCCCTTTTTTACGGACTGTTACGAAAATCCCGGCAGCAGCCATCTGGCAGGGCTTACGGCCAATGAACATCTTGAAAATGCTTCATGGCAGGTCGCTGATCTTATCGGAAGCCAGCCTGAAGAAGTGGTCTTTACATCAGGCGCCACAGAATCTGTCAATCTTGCTATAAGAGGGATTTCAAACGGGGAAAGAAATCACCTGATCACTTTATCTACGGAGCACAAAGCCGTCCTGGATACGGTAACCGATCATGCCGGTAAAAATAATTTATCCTGCTCTATTCTTCCTGTTCGACGCGACGGATTGGCCGATCCGGACCTTCTGGAACAGACCATCACCGATAAGACCCTTCTGGTCAGTGTGATGCTGGTGAATAATGAAACCGGAACTGTTCAGGACATTAAGAAAATCAGCGAAATGGCTCACGCGAAAGGGGCTTTCCTGTTGTGCGATGCGACCCAGGCGGTAGGGAAAATCCCGGTGAATGTCCGCGATCTGGGAGTTGACCTGATGGCTTTTTCTGCGCATAAGTTTTACGGACCGAAAGGCGTCGGTGCCCTGTATATTTCCAATGCCATAAAAAAACACCTGACTGTCGGAATCACCGGCGGCGGACAGCAGAAAAACAGGCGGAGCGGAACATTGAATGTCCCTGGAATTATCGGTATGGCCAAAGCCTGTGAGATCGCGAAAAAAATAATGGATCAACATGCCAGCCATGTAAAAAAACTCCGCGATCATCTCGAAAGCGAACTGCTGAAGATTGAAGGAACTTCCGTTAACGGTTCTGTTGAAAACCGGATTTTCAATACGTCCAATATTTTGTTTAAAAACGTATTTTCAGAACAGCTGATTATGGCTTTGCAGCATATTTCGGTTTCCAGCGGTTCTGCCTGTTCGTCGGTAACCACCGAACCTTCTCATGTTCTCAAAAGCCTTGGATTAAGCGACGAAGATGCATTATGCTCGATAAGGTTCAGCCTCGGAAAGGACAATACAAAAGAAGAAATTGATATCGCCGTCAAGAGAATTTCAGAATTAGTGGAGCAGTTCAGGAAAGGGTAA
- a CDS encoding molybdopterin-binding protein, translating into MRYFATLFVFLAVFLQAQKTSVEIKGAVNKPITFTYNDLKKYPVHEVKSIDILNHKMEFKKNLKNLRGVLLKDILSQVTFNTPTPKELSTLYLVCMADDGYKVVYSWNEIFNTEAGDHIMLVTDADGTSASGSKDGIVLITPGDRATGRRYVKNLSEIVVKKVD; encoded by the coding sequence ATGAGATATTTTGCAACCTTATTCGTATTTTTAGCGGTATTCCTGCAGGCACAGAAAACTTCCGTAGAAATTAAAGGAGCTGTCAATAAGCCGATAACATTTACTTACAACGACCTGAAAAAATATCCGGTTCATGAAGTGAAAAGCATCGACATCCTGAACCATAAAATGGAATTTAAGAAAAATCTGAAAAATCTAAGAGGGGTCCTGCTTAAAGATATTTTAAGTCAGGTAACTTTTAATACACCGACACCCAAAGAGCTGAGTACTTTATACCTGGTTTGTATGGCTGATGACGGATATAAAGTGGTCTATTCCTGGAACGAAATTTTCAATACGGAAGCCGGCGACCACATCATGCTGGTTACTGATGCAGATGGAACCTCGGCTTCCGGTTCGAAAGATGGGATTGTATTGATCACGCCGGGAGACCGCGCAACGGGAAGAAGATATGTTAAGAATCTTTCCGAAATTGTTGTAAAAAAAGTGGATTGA
- a CDS encoding xanthine dehydrogenase family protein molybdopterin-binding subunit codes for MKNLPSIGQPHNRLEGALKVTGTAKYAGDYNVEGLLYGYVVNSTVTKGKIKSIDTSEVKKLPGVVEVLTHENRPSTAWFDFQYADMDAPPGTVFKPLKDNVIRYNGQPIALVIAETFEMARYAAVKIKIEYETEGFATEMAANLEEARDPKKGLASLLKPPPPKPKGNFDTVYKESFVKTDSQFSHGTEHHNPMELFASTVIYEGEGKLKIYDKTQGTINSQMYVANVFGLKMKNVQVISPFVGGGFGSGLRPQHQLFMAVMASLHLKRNVRVTLDRSQMYMIGHRPPTLQHTKFGADENGKVNAIFHEATGETSQFEDYVEIVVNWANMLYPAENTLLKHKLVPMDVYTPLDMRAPGGSTGMHAVEVTMDEIAYQLNIDPVELRLINYSMVDQSSEKEYSSKELKECYLQGAKQFGWDQRNPVPRSMKRGNKLVGYGMATGIWDANRMLGRAEAILNADGKVEIQSAVTDIGTGTFTIMTQIAADALGLSVEEVTFSYADSKMPFAPIQGGSFTTATVGPAVQAACEALNKKLLKIAKSIEGSAFAEAKFNDVLFRDRYIVMKNDPGKKISYDDILKQNDNTAIRTKNSAMPNPLTFGKKARAVHSAVFVEVEVDEELGVIEVKRALTAVAAGRIINPKTAESQVLGGMIWGISKALHEETITDHALGKYMNDDLAEYHIPVHADIHDLQVLFVKEDDQFMNDLGVKGVGEIGGVGMPPAVTNAIYHATGKRIYDLPIHFDYLLE; via the coding sequence ATGAAAAATTTACCATCTATAGGACAACCCCATAACCGTCTGGAAGGAGCTCTGAAAGTAACGGGCACGGCAAAATATGCCGGAGATTACAATGTAGAAGGACTTTTATACGGCTACGTCGTCAACAGTACCGTCACCAAAGGAAAAATTAAAAGCATTGATACTTCCGAAGTAAAAAAGCTACCGGGCGTCGTTGAGGTTTTAACCCATGAAAACAGGCCTTCTACGGCATGGTTCGATTTCCAGTATGCCGATATGGATGCTCCCCCGGGAACGGTCTTTAAACCTTTAAAAGACAACGTCATCCGTTACAACGGGCAGCCGATCGCTTTGGTGATTGCCGAAACTTTTGAAATGGCAAGATATGCCGCTGTCAAAATTAAAATAGAATACGAAACGGAAGGCTTTGCCACAGAAATGGCCGCCAACCTCGAAGAAGCCCGTGATCCGAAAAAAGGGCTCGCTTCTTTACTGAAACCACCTCCGCCAAAACCGAAAGGCAATTTCGATACTGTTTATAAAGAGTCCTTTGTAAAAACGGACAGCCAATTCAGTCATGGGACGGAACATCATAATCCGATGGAGCTTTTTGCATCTACGGTAATTTATGAAGGCGAAGGCAAATTAAAGATTTACGATAAAACCCAGGGCACCATCAATTCCCAGATGTATGTAGCCAATGTTTTCGGGCTCAAAATGAAAAATGTCCAGGTCATTTCCCCATTTGTGGGCGGTGGCTTCGGTTCAGGGCTTCGACCACAGCATCAGCTGTTTATGGCAGTGATGGCTTCGCTGCATTTGAAAAGAAATGTCAGGGTAACGCTAGACCGCTCGCAGATGTACATGATCGGCCACCGTCCACCTACGTTGCAGCATACCAAATTTGGAGCAGATGAAAATGGAAAAGTCAATGCCATATTTCACGAAGCTACGGGCGAAACTTCTCAGTTTGAGGATTATGTGGAAATTGTGGTCAATTGGGCCAATATGCTGTATCCTGCAGAGAACACCCTGCTGAAACATAAGCTGGTGCCCATGGATGTGTACACGCCTCTGGATATGAGGGCACCCGGCGGAAGTACGGGAATGCACGCCGTTGAGGTGACCATGGATGAAATTGCCTATCAGTTGAACATCGATCCGGTAGAGCTGAGACTTATCAATTATTCGATGGTCGACCAAAGCAGCGAAAAGGAATATTCGAGCAAAGAACTGAAAGAATGTTATCTTCAGGGGGCCAAGCAATTCGGATGGGACCAGAGAAACCCGGTTCCGCGAAGTATGAAACGCGGAAATAAGCTGGTAGGATACGGAATGGCTACCGGAATCTGGGATGCGAACCGGATGTTGGGAAGGGCAGAAGCGATTCTTAATGCCGATGGAAAAGTTGAGATCCAGAGTGCGGTTACCGATATAGGCACCGGAACGTTTACAATCATGACGCAGATTGCAGCGGATGCGCTGGGACTATCCGTTGAAGAAGTTACCTTCTCTTATGCCGACAGCAAGATGCCCTTTGCCCCGATCCAGGGAGGATCTTTTACCACGGCGACTGTCGGACCGGCGGTGCAGGCGGCCTGTGAAGCTTTAAATAAAAAGCTGCTCAAGATCGCAAAGTCGATCGAAGGATCAGCTTTTGCCGAAGCGAAATTCAATGATGTCCTATTCAGGGACCGGTATATTGTAATGAAAAACGATCCTGGAAAAAAGATAAGTTACGATGACATTCTAAAGCAGAATGATAATACAGCAATCCGCACCAAAAATTCGGCAATGCCTAATCCGCTGACGTTCGGGAAAAAGGCGAGAGCGGTACACAGCGCTGTTTTTGTAGAGGTGGAAGTGGATGAAGAATTAGGTGTGATTGAAGTAAAGAGAGCCCTTACGGCCGTTGCTGCCGGAAGAATCATCAATCCTAAAACTGCCGAAAGCCAGGTATTGGGCGGTATGATCTGGGGAATCAGCAAAGCACTTCACGAAGAAACCATTACCGATCATGCGTTGGGTAAATATATGAATGATGATCTTGCGGAATACCATATTCCGGTTCATGCAGATATTCATGATCTTCAGGTATTATTTGTAAAAGAAGATGATCAGTTTATGAATGACCTGGGCGTGAAAGGAGTTGGTGAAATCGGTGGGGTAGGAATGCCGCCGGCAGTAACCAACGCGATTTATCACGCGACCGGCAAGAGAATTTATGACCTGCCGATCCACTTCGATTACCTTCTGGAATAA
- the moaCB gene encoding bifunctional molybdenum cofactor biosynthesis protein MoaC/MoaB yields MVNITHKSSTLRKAIATATVKTSSQATIEAVQQRTVPKGDIFEFSRAAALFGVKKTSDVIPDCHPLPVEYTAVTYEIQDLSIIISVEVHTIYKTGVEVEAMHGASVAALVMYDMLKPIDKKVEIQNIRLLEKKGGKSDDQKYISENLKAAVVVCSDSVHSGQNEDTSGKVIVQKLEEYGFNDVEYLVVPDEAEEIQQTLVSYKNEGIKMVIFTGGTGVSPRDVTPDALQSMIDRPLPGIMETARAYGQERIKTSMLSRGVAGFSGETLVLTFPGSEKGAAEYMQSLFPQVLHVFEVKKGNRHE; encoded by the coding sequence ATGGTTAACATTACCCATAAATCATCGACGCTGCGCAAGGCGATCGCCACCGCCACCGTTAAAACTTCATCTCAGGCAACCATTGAAGCCGTTCAGCAGCGGACAGTCCCGAAAGGGGATATTTTTGAATTTTCCAGGGCTGCAGCCCTTTTTGGCGTAAAGAAAACCAGCGATGTAATCCCGGACTGCCATCCGCTGCCGGTAGAATATACAGCCGTAACTTATGAAATTCAAGATTTATCAATTATCATATCCGTAGAAGTTCATACCATCTACAAAACCGGAGTGGAAGTGGAAGCCATGCACGGTGCATCAGTGGCAGCCCTCGTTATGTACGATATGCTGAAACCCATCGACAAAAAAGTAGAGATCCAGAACATCAGGCTGCTGGAAAAGAAAGGCGGAAAATCCGATGATCAGAAATATATTTCCGAAAACTTAAAAGCTGCGGTTGTGGTATGTTCAGACAGTGTGCACAGTGGACAAAATGAAGACACTTCAGGAAAAGTGATTGTTCAGAAACTTGAGGAATACGGATTTAACGATGTCGAATATCTTGTTGTTCCGGATGAGGCGGAAGAAATTCAGCAGACCCTTGTATCATATAAAAATGAAGGAATAAAAATGGTTATTTTCACCGGAGGAACTGGGGTTTCACCAAGAGATGTAACGCCGGATGCGCTTCAATCCATGATCGACCGGCCGCTGCCGGGAATTATGGAAACCGCCAGAGCATATGGTCAGGAAAGAATCAAAACATCCATGCTATCCAGAGGCGTTGCAGGCTTCAGTGGCGAAACGCTGGTTTTAACCTTTCCCGGCTCTGAGAAAGGCGCCGCCGAATACATGCAGTCCCTCTTTCCGCAGGTTCTTCATGTGTTTGAGGTAAAGAAAGGAAATAGACACGAGTAG
- a CDS encoding MoaD/ThiS family protein — MEVKVIAFGKIAEITGKEFSIAASDTEALKEQLVVQFPQLADVKFAVAVNKKVTDENMALSNNDTVALMPPYSGG; from the coding sequence ATGGAAGTGAAAGTCATAGCCTTCGGAAAGATTGCCGAAATTACGGGAAAGGAATTTTCCATCGCGGCATCTGATACAGAAGCATTAAAAGAACAGCTTGTGGTACAGTTTCCGCAGCTTGCGGATGTGAAATTTGCCGTTGCGGTAAATAAAAAAGTAACCGATGAAAATATGGCACTCAGCAATAATGATACAGTGGCATTGATGCCGCCTTATTCGGGAGGATAA
- a CDS encoding xanthine dehydrogenase family protein subunit M translates to MNNFSYTKTKEVADAALLLKDNPGNKAIAGGTNIVDLMKYFIVEADTLVDINGIPGMDELSETENGGVRLGALMTNAATAYHPVIEEKYPLLSKTILAGASAQIRNMATNGGNLLQKTRCYYFYDPYVPCNKREPGSGCPAIKGYNRMHAILGHSSDCIAVFPSDMCVALAALNATVLVTGQDGERQIAFEDFHRLPGNTPEIDNNLQKGEIITGIELPDEDFSKNYSYLKLRDRSSYAFALVSVATALTIENDLIAEVRIALGGVSHKPWRSAEAEEYLKGKAPSKEHFAQAADIILAEAKGFKHNRFKIDLAKKAIVRNGMMALEPESQRPGAKPSL, encoded by the coding sequence ATGAATAATTTTTCCTATACCAAAACAAAAGAAGTAGCTGATGCTGCCCTGTTGCTGAAAGATAATCCCGGAAATAAAGCCATCGCCGGCGGAACCAATATCGTCGATCTGATGAAGTATTTTATTGTGGAAGCAGATACGCTGGTGGACATCAATGGAATTCCGGGAATGGATGAATTATCCGAAACGGAGAATGGCGGAGTCCGTTTGGGAGCTTTAATGACCAATGCGGCCACAGCTTACCATCCGGTCATTGAAGAAAAATACCCGCTGCTTTCCAAAACGATTTTAGCAGGTGCTTCGGCACAGATCCGGAATATGGCGACCAACGGCGGAAACCTGCTGCAGAAAACACGCTGTTATTATTTTTATGATCCTTATGTACCATGCAATAAGAGAGAACCCGGATCCGGATGTCCTGCGATCAAAGGATACAACCGGATGCATGCGATTTTGGGGCACTCCTCCGACTGTATCGCGGTATTCCCGTCGGATATGTGTGTCGCATTGGCTGCGCTGAATGCAACGGTTTTGGTAACCGGTCAGGATGGAGAAAGGCAGATTGCTTTTGAAGACTTTCACCGGCTACCGGGAAACACACCGGAAATTGACAATAACTTACAGAAAGGAGAAATTATAACCGGTATCGAGCTGCCGGACGAAGATTTTTCAAAAAATTACTCTTACCTGAAACTGAGAGACCGGAGTTCTTACGCTTTTGCCTTGGTTTCCGTAGCAACTGCGCTTACGATTGAAAATGATCTTATTGCCGAAGTAAGGATCGCACTGGGTGGGGTTTCCCATAAGCCATGGCGTTCTGCTGAGGCTGAAGAATATCTTAAAGGAAAAGCTCCGTCCAAAGAGCACTTTGCCCAGGCTGCAGATATCATTCTGGCAGAAGCCAAAGGATTTAAGCACAACCGTTTTAAAATTGATCTGGCCAAAAAAGCCATTGTAAGAAATGGGATGATGGCATTGGAACCTGAAAGCCAGAGACCGGGGGCAAAACCGTCCTTATAA
- a CDS encoding YHS domain-containing protein produces MKNLIILIFTGLFIMACTREKTKDSFNSGQIAFANEKDPVCDMMVSEGVSDTALFKGSVYGFCSKDCKLKFSRKPEAYTFK; encoded by the coding sequence ATGAAAAACCTTATTATTCTGATTTTTACAGGACTGTTTATCATGGCATGTACCCGGGAAAAGACAAAAGATTCCTTTAACAGCGGCCAAATTGCGTTTGCCAATGAAAAAGATCCGGTATGCGATATGATGGTTTCAGAAGGCGTAAGCGATACGGCGCTGTTCAAAGGTTCGGTATACGGATTTTGCAGTAAAGACTGCAAGCTGAAGTTCAGCCGGAAACCGGAAGCGTATACTTTTAAATGA
- a CDS encoding Crp/Fnr family transcriptional regulator — MIISEEILFKNGAILQDFAAEDVIFRENTASQYYYQIKTGVVKLNNLFEDGKEFVHGFPYEGHCFGEAYLLTENHYAVNAIAVTDCTVFKLDKESYLNLIHHQPQIFFKVSRYSAERLHFRYLISSFLAILDPQIKIQKLLDHLKSYFGYQEKYSFLVPFTRYQLASLTGMRVETMIRTVKKMEKLKILKIDNTKIYY; from the coding sequence ATGATTATATCCGAAGAGATTTTATTTAAAAACGGAGCTATTCTGCAAGACTTTGCCGCAGAGGATGTTATTTTCCGGGAAAACACGGCTTCCCAATATTATTATCAGATAAAAACAGGGGTAGTGAAGCTTAATAATCTTTTTGAGGACGGTAAAGAATTCGTACACGGCTTTCCGTATGAAGGGCATTGTTTTGGCGAGGCTTATTTGCTTACCGAAAACCATTATGCCGTTAATGCCATCGCGGTTACCGACTGCACGGTGTTTAAACTTGATAAAGAATCTTACCTTAACCTGATCCATCACCAGCCGCAGATCTTTTTTAAAGTCAGCCGGTACAGTGCCGAACGCCTCCATTTCCGGTATCTTATCTCTTCGTTTTTGGCCATTCTCGATCCGCAGATCAAGATCCAGAAACTTTTAGACCACCTCAAAAGCTATTTCGGCTATCAGGAAAAATACAGCTTTTTGGTTCCCTTTACGAGATATCAGCTGGCTTCTCTCACCGGAATGCGGGTGGAGACCATGATCAGAACGGTTAAAAAAATGGAAAAGCTGAAAATTCTGAAGATTGATAACACGAAGATTTATTATTAA
- a CDS encoding aminotransferase class IV → MYYNDDSVLFFDGEYVKAKDAKTDLYGQSLHYGYAVFEGIKSYKTANGARIFKAEEHYDRLRKSAEAMMMPFSYSTEEMVETTYKLLEMNNLGKRLYPSDCYLFTEYGTLQRPEKLPGDRSMELGQRVSC, encoded by the coding sequence ATGTATTACAATGATGACAGTGTTCTCTTTTTTGATGGAGAGTATGTAAAAGCAAAAGACGCAAAAACCGATTTATACGGACAATCCTTACATTATGGCTATGCCGTGTTCGAAGGGATTAAATCTTATAAAACCGCCAATGGTGCCAGAATCTTTAAAGCAGAAGAACATTATGACAGGCTCAGAAAATCTGCGGAAGCCATGATGATGCCTTTCAGCTACTCGACGGAAGAAATGGTAGAAACAACGTATAAGCTTTTGGAAATGAATAACCTGGGAAAACGCTTATATCCGTCCGATTGTTATCTGTTCACCGAATATGGCACTCTCCAAAGGCCAGAAAAGCTACCTGGTGATCGAAGTATGGAACTGGGACAACGGGTATCTTGCTAA
- a CDS encoding (2Fe-2S)-binding protein codes for MLDQNNQSIALTVNGHHHRLELKPWVSLLDALRHTLDLTGTKKGCDHGQCGACTVLVDGKRVLSCLTLAVMKDGSEITTIEGIGNTDNLHPVQKAFIEHDAFQCGYCTPGQICSAVGLLEEGKAETREDVQDLMSGNLCRCGANRGIINAIMAVKNEAE; via the coding sequence ATGCTTGATCAGAATAATCAATCCATTGCCTTAACGGTAAACGGACATCATCACAGGCTTGAGCTTAAGCCTTGGGTATCTCTTCTCGATGCCCTCAGACATACCCTCGACCTTACTGGTACCAAAAAAGGCTGCGATCACGGACAGTGTGGAGCATGCACCGTTTTGGTAGACGGTAAAAGAGTATTAAGCTGCCTGACGCTGGCGGTGATGAAAGACGGTTCCGAAATCACAACGATTGAAGGAATCGGCAATACCGACAATCTGCACCCGGTGCAGAAAGCATTCATCGAACACGATGCTTTCCAGTGCGGCTACTGTACGCCCGGGCAGATTTGCAGTGCCGTGGGTCTTCTCGAAGAAGGCAAAGCGGAAACCCGGGAAGACGTACAGGACCTGATGAGCGGAAACCTTTGCCGCTGCGGAGCCAACAGAGGAATTATCAATGCCATCATGGCGGTAAAAAACGAAGCAGAATGA